A single genomic interval of Koleobacter methoxysyntrophicus harbors:
- a CDS encoding ABC transporter ATP-binding protein, with amino-acid sequence MGETLLEVKNLKTYFFTEDGVVPAVDGVDFNLEKGETLGIVGESGCGKSITALSILKLIPSPPGKIVDGQIWFKGEDLIRKTDAEMRKIRGNDISMIFQEPMTSLNPVYTVGDQIVEALELHQGMNKHDATKRAVEMLRLVGIPLPERRVNEYPHQLSGGMRQRVMIAMALSCNPELLIADEPTTALDVTIQAQILELIKDLKDRFGTAIMLITHDLGVIAETAENVLVMYAGKVVEYADVKTIFKSPKHPYTVGLLGSIPRLDEKKKKLNVIEGIVPNPFEMPSGCRFHPRCKEAQEICFVREPEIVKEGNSLVRCWKYSNQWAGGVKAV; translated from the coding sequence TTGGGAGAAACACTGTTGGAAGTTAAAAATCTAAAGACGTATTTTTTCACGGAGGACGGGGTAGTTCCTGCGGTAGACGGCGTGGATTTTAACCTTGAAAAGGGAGAAACCCTAGGTATTGTAGGAGAATCCGGGTGCGGGAAGAGCATAACGGCCCTCTCTATTTTGAAGCTTATTCCGAGCCCTCCGGGGAAAATTGTTGATGGCCAGATCTGGTTTAAAGGGGAAGACTTGATTAGAAAGACCGATGCCGAAATGAGGAAAATAAGGGGGAACGATATATCCATGATATTTCAGGAACCCATGACATCCCTAAACCCCGTTTACACCGTAGGGGACCAGATTGTAGAAGCACTAGAACTCCACCAGGGCATGAATAAACACGATGCAACCAAAAGGGCTGTGGAGATGCTGCGGTTGGTTGGAATCCCGCTCCCCGAGCGCAGGGTTAATGAATATCCCCATCAGCTCAGCGGCGGTATGAGGCAGAGGGTTATGATAGCCATGGCCCTTTCATGTAACCCAGAACTGCTGATTGCCGATGAGCCTACAACGGCTTTGGATGTGACGATCCAGGCCCAGATTTTAGAATTGATAAAAGACTTGAAGGACCGTTTCGGCACCGCTATCATGCTGATTACCCACGATTTGGGGGTCATTGCGGAAACGGCGGAAAATGTCCTGGTAATGTATGCCGGAAAGGTTGTGGAATACGCAGATGTAAAAACCATTTTTAAAAGCCCTAAGCACCCATATACCGTCGGGCTTTTAGGTTCTATACCACGACTTGATGAAAAGAAGAAAAAGTTGAATGTTATTGAAGGTATCGTACCCAACCCCTTTGAGATGCCGTCAGGGTGTAGGTTTCATCCGAGGTGTAAAGAAGCCCAGGAAATCTGTTTTGTGCGGGAACCGGAAATTGTAAAGGAAGGGAACAGTCTGGTAAGGTGCTGGAAATATTCGAATCAATGGGCAGGGGGGGTTAAAGCGGTATGA
- the ileS gene encoding isoleucine--tRNA ligase — translation MFRKVEPTMNFAAIEEEILNFWNENGIFKKSVDNRKGAEKFVFYEGPPTANGKPHAGHVLTRVVKDLIPRYKTMVGYHVERKGGWDTHGLPVELEVEKELGINGKSEIEEYGVEEFIKRCKESVFKYETEWRRMSERVGFWIDMENPYITYEDEYIESVWWALRQIWDKGLLYRGHKVVPYCPRCGTSLSSHEVAQGYKEVEEPAIFVKFPLEDEENTYFMVWTTTPWTLPSNVALAVGKDIDYAVVDHIGEKIIMATELVEKVLEGDYKVIKTVKGSDLKGKRYKPVFNFGNFGREAFYVTVGDFVSTDEGSGIVHIAPAFGEDDSRIGREYGLPVFQPVDPQGRFTSEVRPWEGVFVKDADKGIMEDLKKRNLLYKVEDYTHTYPFCWRCDTPLLYYARGSWFIKTTAVKDKLLENNQKVNWYPEHIKNGRFGNFLENVIDWCLSRERYWGTPLNIWECQDCNHQHCVGSIKELKEMSVEEIGDIELHKPYVDEVKLTCPRCGGIMKRVPEVIDCWFDSGAMPFAQFHYPFEDEETFHQNFPADFISEAVDQTRGWFYSLIVISTLVFGEPAYKNCLVLGHVLDEFGQKMSKHKGNVLDPWIVLNQQGADAMRWYLYIASPPWNPSRFYQEAVSEAQRKFLNTLWNVYSFFVLYANIDGFNPKNYSMNVKERADIDRWLISRVNNTIKGVRNYLDNYNITSAARILDDLVDDLSNWYVRRCRSRYWKGEMDNDKIAAYLTLYESLVNIIKLTAPFIPFISDAIYQNLVRAVDPDAPESVHLCDYPEAFEGYIDTALERDMETVRKVVNLGRSARNRSKIKNRQPLSKMYVKLKDKKDKESLTCDSMNSLIKEELNIKEIDFVEDAGRFLSYTIKPRYDILGPKYGRLVPQIAERISLMEPSSLIAQMDNEGKITLEISGEKIDISKDELEIKVEDMEGYCVEGEGGYYVILDTTITRELELEGIARELISKVQNMRKEAGFEVEDKITISYQGDEVVNDVINQFGSAIAGETLALNIREGEPVEGSYTREWNINGHKMVIGVKREE, via the coding sequence TTGTTTCGAAAGGTAGAACCTACAATGAATTTTGCTGCAATCGAAGAAGAAATCCTGAATTTTTGGAATGAAAATGGAATCTTCAAAAAGAGTGTTGATAACAGAAAAGGGGCTGAAAAATTTGTATTTTACGAGGGGCCCCCGACGGCCAATGGAAAGCCCCATGCCGGCCATGTCCTTACCAGGGTGGTAAAGGACCTAATACCAAGATATAAGACTATGGTCGGTTATCATGTGGAAAGAAAGGGAGGATGGGATACCCACGGGCTTCCTGTAGAGCTTGAAGTGGAAAAGGAACTGGGGATAAACGGGAAATCAGAAATAGAAGAGTACGGAGTTGAAGAATTCATTAAAAGGTGCAAGGAAAGCGTATTTAAATACGAAACAGAATGGCGCAGGATGAGCGAAAGGGTAGGGTTCTGGATTGATATGGAGAACCCGTATATAACTTATGAAGATGAATACATTGAGTCCGTTTGGTGGGCATTGAGGCAGATATGGGATAAAGGTCTCCTTTATAGAGGCCATAAAGTAGTTCCGTACTGTCCCAGATGCGGAACTTCTCTTTCAAGTCATGAAGTTGCCCAGGGTTATAAAGAGGTTGAAGAACCGGCTATTTTTGTAAAATTCCCGCTGGAAGATGAAGAAAATACCTATTTCATGGTATGGACCACCACCCCCTGGACCCTGCCTTCCAATGTAGCTCTGGCAGTAGGTAAGGATATAGACTATGCGGTAGTTGACCATATTGGAGAAAAGATAATAATGGCTACTGAACTGGTAGAAAAGGTGCTGGAAGGGGATTATAAGGTAATAAAAACTGTAAAGGGCAGTGACCTGAAGGGCAAAAGATATAAACCTGTTTTCAACTTCGGCAATTTCGGCAGAGAGGCTTTTTATGTCACTGTAGGTGATTTTGTATCTACAGATGAAGGTTCGGGGATAGTGCATATTGCTCCGGCCTTTGGTGAAGACGATTCCAGGATCGGAAGGGAATACGGGCTCCCCGTTTTTCAACCGGTAGACCCCCAGGGCAGGTTTACCTCTGAAGTTAGACCCTGGGAAGGGGTGTTCGTGAAAGATGCGGATAAAGGGATAATGGAAGACCTTAAAAAGAGAAACCTGCTGTATAAGGTGGAGGACTATACCCATACCTATCCCTTCTGCTGGAGGTGTGATACTCCGCTTCTGTATTATGCAAGGGGAAGCTGGTTTATCAAAACCACCGCCGTTAAAGATAAACTCCTTGAGAACAACCAGAAGGTCAACTGGTATCCCGAACATATAAAGAACGGTAGGTTCGGCAATTTCCTTGAGAATGTAATTGACTGGTGTTTGAGCCGGGAAAGGTACTGGGGGACTCCCCTTAATATCTGGGAGTGTCAGGACTGCAATCACCAGCACTGTGTAGGGAGCATAAAGGAACTCAAAGAAATGAGCGTAGAAGAGATAGGAGATATTGAGCTGCACAAACCCTATGTAGATGAAGTTAAACTTACGTGCCCCCGGTGCGGCGGAATAATGAAACGGGTACCGGAGGTAATCGACTGCTGGTTTGATTCCGGTGCTATGCCCTTTGCACAATTTCACTATCCCTTTGAAGACGAAGAGACCTTCCACCAGAACTTTCCTGCAGACTTCATATCAGAAGCCGTTGACCAGACTAGGGGCTGGTTTTACAGCCTTATCGTAATTTCAACCCTTGTATTCGGTGAACCGGCATACAAGAACTGCCTGGTCCTGGGCCATGTGCTGGACGAATTCGGCCAGAAGATGAGCAAGCATAAGGGTAATGTCCTGGACCCCTGGATAGTGTTAAATCAGCAGGGTGCCGATGCCATGAGGTGGTATCTGTATATAGCCAGCCCTCCATGGAACCCCAGCAGGTTCTATCAGGAGGCCGTGAGTGAGGCCCAGAGGAAGTTTTTAAACACCCTGTGGAATGTATATTCCTTCTTTGTCCTCTATGCTAATATTGATGGATTTAATCCGAAAAATTACAGCATGAACGTGAAAGAAAGAGCGGATATAGACAGGTGGCTGATTTCAAGGGTTAACAATACTATAAAAGGGGTAAGGAATTACCTCGACAATTATAACATTACTTCAGCTGCAAGGATACTCGATGACCTGGTAGATGACCTCAGCAACTGGTATGTAAGGAGGTGCCGGTCAAGATACTGGAAGGGTGAAATGGATAATGATAAAATAGCGGCTTATCTCACCCTTTACGAATCTCTTGTTAACATAATCAAATTAACGGCTCCCTTTATACCCTTTATATCTGATGCAATCTACCAGAACCTGGTCAGGGCCGTTGACCCTGATGCCCCTGAGAGCGTTCACCTCTGTGATTATCCTGAAGCTTTCGAAGGTTATATAGATACTGCCCTTGAGAGGGACATGGAAACAGTAAGGAAGGTTGTAAACCTGGGCAGGAGTGCAAGGAACCGTTCGAAGATAAAAAACAGACAGCCCCTTTCGAAAATGTATGTTAAGCTGAAGGATAAAAAGGATAAGGAATCCCTTACCTGTGACAGCATGAACAGCCTGATTAAAGAGGAACTGAATATAAAGGAAATCGACTTTGTAGAGGATGCAGGGAGGTTCCTTTCCTATACTATCAAACCCAGATATGATATCCTCGGACCCAAGTATGGAAGGCTTGTGCCGCAAATTGCTGAAAGGATTTCACTTATGGAGCCTTCAAGCCTGATAGCTCAGATGGATAATGAGGGCAAGATAACCCTGGAAATTTCCGGTGAAAAGATAGATATTTCAAAAGATGAACTGGAGATTAAAGTAGAGGACATGGAAGGTTACTGTGTTGAAGGTGAAGGGGGATATTATGTAATCCTGGACACTACGATTACCAGGGAACTGGAATTAGAAGGTATAGCCAGAGAGCTTATCAGCAAGGTCCAAAATATGAGGAAAGAAGCAGGGTTTGAAGTTGAGGATAAGATTACAATATCTTATCAGGGGGATGAAGTAGTTAATGATGTCATTAATCAGTTCGGTTCTGCCATAGCTGGTGAAACCCTGGCCCTGAATATACGGGAAGGGGAGCCGGTTGAAGGGAGTTATACCAGGGAATGGAATATAAATGGCCATAAGATGGTGATAGGGGTCAAAAGGGAAGAGTAA
- a CDS encoding ABC transporter ATP-binding protein, producing the protein MNEVLLEVKSLKKYFPIKKGIFSKTVAHVKAVDGVDFYVKNGETLGLVGESGCGKSTTGRVILRLLEATEGTVIFQGKDIMTLGKEELQEMRRNMQIIFQDPYASLNPRMTVGDIIGEALDIHGVAKGRKREEKILELLNEVGLRPQHIRRYPHEFSGGQRQRIGIARALALYPRFIVCDEPVSALDVSIQAQIINLMEELQEKFGLTYLFIAHDLSVVKHISDRVAVMYLGKIVELADKDELYESPLHPYTCALLSAIPIPDPELKRQRILLEGDVPSPVDPPRGCRFHTRCREARDICREKDPEFKDVGDGHFVACHLR; encoded by the coding sequence ATAAATGAAGTGCTCCTTGAAGTTAAAAGCCTGAAAAAGTACTTCCCTATTAAAAAGGGAATCTTTTCTAAAACAGTAGCCCATGTTAAGGCTGTTGATGGTGTTGACTTTTATGTCAAAAATGGTGAAACTTTGGGCCTTGTTGGGGAAAGCGGCTGCGGCAAATCCACCACAGGAAGGGTTATCTTGAGGCTGCTTGAAGCTACAGAAGGTACGGTAATTTTTCAGGGGAAGGATATTATGACCCTGGGAAAAGAGGAACTGCAGGAAATGAGAAGGAATATGCAGATAATTTTCCAGGACCCTTATGCTTCCTTGAATCCCAGAATGACCGTAGGAGACATTATCGGTGAAGCCCTGGATATTCACGGGGTCGCAAAAGGAAGGAAACGGGAGGAAAAGATACTGGAGCTCTTAAATGAGGTAGGATTAAGACCCCAGCATATCAGGAGATACCCTCATGAATTCAGCGGCGGCCAGCGTCAGCGCATAGGTATCGCAAGGGCACTTGCCCTCTATCCGAGGTTTATTGTTTGTGATGAACCGGTATCAGCCCTGGACGTGTCTATTCAGGCCCAGATAATAAACCTGATGGAGGAGCTTCAGGAAAAATTTGGCCTAACCTACCTGTTTATAGCCCATGACTTAAGTGTTGTAAAACATATAAGCGACAGGGTTGCCGTTATGTATCTGGGCAAAATCGTAGAACTGGCAGATAAAGACGAGCTGTATGAATCACCACTGCACCCGTATACCTGTGCCCTTTTATCAGCAATCCCGATACCGGACCCGGAGCTTAAGAGGCAGAGGATCCTCCTTGAAGGCGATGTTCCCAGCCCTGTAGACCCCCCTCGGGGATGCAGGTTTCATACAAGATGCAGGGAGGCCCGGGACATATGCAGAGAAAAGGACCCCGAATTCAAAGATGTAGGGGACGGTCACTTTGTTGCGTGTCATTTGAGATAG